The sequence CTTGCCGAGCTCGTCCATCAGGCCGACCTTGTTCTGCAGCCGGCCCGCCGTGTCCACCACCACGGTGTCCACGCCGGTCTCGATGCCCCGCTTGACCGCGTCGAACGCCACGCTGGCCGGGTCGCCGCCCTCCGGGCCGCGGACCGTCTCGGCGCCGACCCGCTCACCCCAGGTGGCCAGCTGCTCGGTGGCCGCCGCCCGGAACGTGTCGGCCGCGCCGAACAGCACGCTGCGGCCGTCGGCGATCAGCACCCGGCCGATCTTCCCGCAGGTGGTGGTCTTGCCGGCGCCGTTGACGCCGACCACCATCAGGACCGCCGGACGGCCGTCGTGCGGGGCGGTCCGCAGACTGCGGTCCAGCTCCGGCTCCAGGGCCGCGGTCAGCTCCTCGGCGAGCTGCTCGCGCACCTCGGCCACGGTGCGGCTGCCGAGGATCCGCACCCGCTCCCGCAGCCGTTCCACGATCACCTGGGTGGCCTCGACCCCGACGTCCGCGGTGATCAGGCTGTCCTCGATCTCCTCCCAGTCGTCCTCCTCCAGGTGGTCCCGGGAGAGCACGGCCAGCAGGCCACGGCCCAGCGCGGTCTGCGAGCGGGCCAGCCGGGCGCGCAGCCGGACCAACCGGCCGGCGGTCGGCTCGGGCGTCTCGACCACCGGCGCCTCGACCACCGGTTCCTCGACCACCGGCGGCTCGACGACCGGCGCCTCGACCACCGGCGCCTCGACCCGCTCGATGAGCGGAGGCAGCTCCTCCTCCGCCGGGACCGGAGGCGCCGTGGGCGGCCGCTCAAGGGTGGTGGTGGAGCCTCCGGACTGCGGCGGGAGCTCCCGGCGGCGCATCTTCGGCACCACCAGCCCGACCGCGCCCACGATCAGGACGACGAGCAGGATCACTGCGGCGACCACGTATTCCATGCCGAAATCCTGACAGATGCGCCGTCCGGCCGTGGCAGAGGCCACGCACTGGCGGTTGCGGGCGCTGATTGGGAAGTATGTGAGCACCCCCCGAGAACCAGCGTGGAAGGCTCTCCCATGCGAAACACCCCCGGCGCCGTACGGTGACCGCTCAACTGCTCATCGGACCGGTGCTGCGCCGGGTCGTCGGCGACCGCGCCACCATCTGGGTGGAGACCAGCGCCCCCGCACGGGTACGGATCGAGGCCGGGGGCGGGGCCGCCGGGTCGGCGGCCACGTTCTGCGCGTACGGCCACCACTACGCCCTGGTCGTGGTCAGCGGCCTGGCCCCGCACGCCGCGCACGCCTACCGGGTGTACCTGGACGAGGAGCAGGTCTGGCCGGCGGCCGGCTCGCCGTACCCGCCCTCGGTGATCCGGACCCGGGCCGCCGACGACGCCGACCAGCCGGTCAGCCTGCTCTTCGGCTCCTGCCGCCGGGGCACCCCGCAGGCCACCGGCCGGCACCTTCCCCCGGACGCGCTGGACGCGTACGCCCGGCGCCTGATGGCCGAGCCGGAGCACCGCCCGGACCTGCTGGTCCTGCTCGGCGACCAGGTCTACGCGGACGAGACCTCGCACAAGGTGCGCCGCTTCCTGCGCCGCAGCCGCCCGGCCGGCCAGGACGGCCCGGCCGACCAGGTGATCACCTTCGAGGAGTACACCAAGCTCTACCTGGAGTCCTGGCGCGACCCGGAGGTGCGCTGGCTGTTCTCCACGGTGCCCAGCGTGATGATCTTCGACGACCACGAGCTGATCGACGACTGGAACACCTCGGCGTCCTGGCGCGCCGACATGGCCCGCCAGGCGTGGTGGTCCGAGCGGATCGCCGGTGGCCTCGGCTCCTACTGGGTCTACCAGCACCTGGGCAACCTGAGCCCGGACGAGCTGGCCGCCGACCCGCTGTTCCGGAAGGTGTCCGAGGCCCGGG is a genomic window of Actinoplanes teichomyceticus ATCC 31121 containing:
- the ftsY gene encoding signal recognition particle-docking protein FtsY, which codes for MEYVVAAVILLVVLIVGAVGLVVPKMRRRELPPQSGGSTTTLERPPTAPPVPAEEELPPLIERVEAPVVEAPVVEPPVVEEPVVEAPVVETPEPTAGRLVRLRARLARSQTALGRGLLAVLSRDHLEEDDWEEIEDSLITADVGVEATQVIVERLRERVRILGSRTVAEVREQLAEELTAALEPELDRSLRTAPHDGRPAVLMVVGVNGAGKTTTCGKIGRVLIADGRSVLFGAADTFRAAATEQLATWGERVGAETVRGPEGGDPASVAFDAVKRGIETGVDTVVVDTAGRLQNKVGLMDELGKVKRVVEKHGPVDETLLVLDATTGQNGLEQARVFTEVVDVTGVVLTKLDGTAKGGIVIAVQRKLGIPVKLVGLGEGPDDLAPFEPAAFVEALLGETA